In Rhipicephalus sanguineus isolate Rsan-2018 unplaced genomic scaffold, BIME_Rsan_1.4 Seq480, whole genome shotgun sequence, the following are encoded in one genomic region:
- the LOC119377495 gene encoding LOW QUALITY PROTEIN: SOSS complex subunit B2-like (The sequence of the model RefSeq protein was modified relative to this genomic sequence to represent the inferred CDS: inserted 4 bases in 3 codons), protein MEPTTIRDLKPGMKNLSIIFIVLEIGRPNMTKEGHEVRTCRVADXSGSINVSVWDEPGTCIQQGDICKLTKGYASLWKGCLTLYTGKGGDIQKIGEFCLPFSXTPFMSEPXPEFMQQLQAKLNANVDQRRSPTSQVGGASGDSLGAAALPTSPR, encoded by the exons ATGGAGCCGACAACAATACGAGATTTGAAGCCAGGGATGAAAAACCTCAGTATTATATTCATCGTACTGGAAATAG GGCGGCCAAACATGACCAAAGAAGGCCATGAAGTTCGGACGTGCAGGGTGGCTGA ATCAGGATCAATTAATGTCTCTGTTTGGGATGAACCGGGCACATGTATTCAGCAGGGTGACATTTGCAAGCTTACCAAGGG atatgCTTCCCTTTGGAAAGGCTGTCTTACTTTGTATACTGGTAAAGGGGGTGACATTCAGAAGATTGGAGA atttTGCCTTCCCTTCA GAACACCATTTATGAGTGAAC AACCAGAATTCATGCAGCAGTTGCAGGCCAAATTG AATGCCAACGTGGACCAACGGCGGTCGCCAACTTCACAAGTGGGTGGGGCCAGTGGCGACTCCCTAGGTGCTGCAGCCCTGCCCACCAGCCCCAGGTGA